From a region of the Rhipicephalus microplus isolate Deutch F79 chromosome X, USDA_Rmic, whole genome shotgun sequence genome:
- the LOC119187727 gene encoding DNA transposase THAP9 gives MPSEPSSPAKDWYRSKAEESAQEVLQLKKKVKTLQQSKRRLSKRCDASENLIKELKERKLLSEKGLEVFEATFSPEIQQLLVRAHEKTNRMYPPELRAFALTLHYYSAAAYEYVRSKFNNALPSQRTLREWYKSVNGDPGFTSEPFDFIKNLAKSQDKPLIAALMMDDMAIKKHVQLVGKKVVGYIDLGTGISDDSLPEATNVCVFMLVGMNMRLKIPLGYFFIESLSGSERAALTQECLSRFSSIDVEVASLTFDGAASNFFGCVRGKGGYNMLLCTAL, from the coding sequence atgccATCTGAGCCTTCTTCGCCGGCGAAGGATTGGTACCGTTCCAAGGCAGAGGAGTCTGCACAAGAGGTTCTCCAACTAAAGAAGAAAGTTAAGACACTGCAGCAATCCAAAAGAAGGCTAAGCAAGCGGTGTGATGCGTCAGAAAATTTGATCAAGGAGCTAAAAGAGAGGAAACTTTTGTCAGAAAAAGGCCTTGAGGTCTTTGAAGCAACGTTCTCGCCTGAAATTCAACAGCTTCTTGTCCGAGCccatgaaaaaacaaacaggatGTACCCCCCAGAGCTACGTGCATTCGCACTCACTCTGCACTACTACTCTGCGGCTGCGTATGAGTATGTGCGGTCGAAATTTAACAACGCTTTGCCTTCGCAACGTACGTTGCGTGAGTGGTACAAATCTGTAAATGGCGATCCGGGTTTTACCTCTGAGCCTTTTGATTTTATTAAAAATTTAGCCAAAAGCCAGGACAAGCCCCTGATCGCAGCACTCATGATGGATGACATGGCCATCAAAAAACATGTTCAGCTTGTTGGGAAGAAAGTGGTAGGCTACATCGATCTTGGAACAGGTATCTCCGATGATAGCCTGCCCGAAGCGACAAATGTCTGCGTTTTTATGCTGGTCGGCATGAATATGCGACTAAAAATACCTCTGGGGTATTTCTTCATCGAGTCTCTTTCTGGATCTGAAAGAGCTGCACTAACACAAGAATGTCTGTCGAGATTCTCGTCAATAGATGTTGAAGTAGCATCATTAACATTTGATGGTGCCGCCTCGAACTTTTTTGGTTGCGTAAGAGGAAAGGGCGGCTATAACATGCTGCTCTGCACTGCTCTCTAG